A section of the Humulus lupulus chromosome 2, drHumLupu1.1, whole genome shotgun sequence genome encodes:
- the LOC133818405 gene encoding F-box protein At3g07870 gives MDMESVSLTKIKRTKTHQEEGQPSNGFESLPPEITFDILSQLPITSLVQFKYVCRSWRLIGQDPNLLEQYTSRTADENPCLIFHCDSPLRNELYFVDLHGDSYRDENQTHVVRKIRTPFSSSMPEYDVVGSCNGILCLSDSLYNDAVFIYNPFTRDYRELPKTNRYPDQEVVFGLGFHPITKEYKVVKVIYYYKDGNKGHHVRHRFRVPTQSEVQVFTLGSSRWRSLGKVSHYLHHCPAVLVQGRLHWMTCRPRYRTGRNLVSFDLGEEVFGEIPKPDVMGMRRCDYHLVAVRGCLAAAFYLNYGKMEIWVMKDYGVKESWVKEFVIRSHISKAIKEVNQSSSIAGSISKFCVKGRPVRVVCVLKSGEILLEYKSRALALYNPHTGKHKDLVFQGMPNWFHSIVHVGTLNQIHTLIGT, from the coding sequence ATGGATATGGAGTCAGTTTCTTTAACAAAGATCAAAAGAACCAAAACCCATCAAGAGGAAGGTCAACCCTCAAATGGGTTCGAAAGTCTTCCACCGGAGATCACCTTCGACATACTTTCACAGCTCCCCATAACATCTCTGGTCCAGTTCAAGTACGTCTGCCGATCATGGCGTCTGATTGGACAAGACCCGAACCTCCTTGAACAGTACACCTCCAGAACCGCAGACGAAAACCCATGTCTCATCTTCCACTGCGATTCCCCACTCAGAAACGAGCTCTACTTTGTGGACCTCCACGGCGACTCTTACAGGGACGAAAACCAGACCCACGTAGTGAGAAAGATCCGAACACCGTTTAGCTCTTCCATGCCTGAATACGACGTCGTTGGATCGTGCAACGGTATTTTATGCTTATCTGACTCCTTGTACAATGATGCTGTCTTTATATACAACCCTTTTACAAGAGATTACAGAGAACTACCCAAGACTAATCGCTATCCGGACCAAGAGGTGGTGTTTGGCTTGGGATTTCATCCTATCACCAAGGAGTATAAGGTGGTCAAGGTAATCTACTATTACAAGGATGGCAATAAAGGCCACCACGTCAGGCATCGATTCAGAGTACCAACACAATCAGAGGTCCAAGTATTCACTTTGGGAAGTTCAAGGTGGAGGAGCTTAGGCAAAGTGTCTCACTACCTTCATCATTGTCCTGCTGTATTAGTCCAAGGAAGACTTCATTGGATGACTTGTCGTCCAAGGTACCGGACCGGTCGAAACCTGGTCTCGTTCGACCTCGGAGAGGAGGTGTTCGGTGAGATTCCGAAGCCAGATGTTATGGGGATGAGGAGGTGTGACTACCATCTGGTGGCGGTGAGAGGTTGCCTGGCGGCGGCCTTCTATTTGAACTATGGGAAAATGGAGATTTGGGTTATGAAAGATTATGGTGTTAAGGAATCTTGGGTTAAGGAGTTTGTTATTAGAAGCCATATCTCTAAGGCCATTAAAGAAGTGAATCAGTCTTCCTCCATTGCCGGTAGTATCTCCAAATTTTGTGTGAAAGGAAGACCAGTTCGGGTTGTTTGTGTCTTGAAGAGTGGTGAGATTTTGTTGGAGTATAAAAGCAGAGCTTTAGCTCTTTATAATCCCCACACTGGAAAGCATAAGGATCTTGTGTTTCAGGGGATGCCTAATTGGTTCCATTCAATTGTTCATGTGGGTACTCTCAATCAGATTCATACCCTAATTGGTACGTGA